In a genomic window of Rhododendron vialii isolate Sample 1 chromosome 12a, ASM3025357v1:
- the LOC131311137 gene encoding zinc finger protein SHOOT GRAVITROPISM 5-like gives MENDQKELQLLPTSSSSLKSRSTGAHRSRSFDRPPPVDLQLSMSSRPIRPPSDRGQSRYQAAECDSGVEATRWQAAEQIRMAGVEKAYAERVREMTRREMELAQSEFARARHVWESAREEVERAERMKERAIQRVDGSSTCMEITCHSCSQKFRPN, from the coding sequence ATGGAAAATGATCAGAAGGAATTGCAACTACTTCCCACATCTTCATCATCTCTCAAATCCAGATCTACCGGGGCCCATCGAAGTCGCTCGTTCGATCGGCCACCACCAGTAGACCTTCAATTGTCAATGAGTTCGAGGCCAATTAGGCCACCATCGGATCGCGGTCAATCGAGGTACCAAGCGGCGGAGTGTGACAGTGGTGTGGAGGCGACGAGGTGGCAGGCGGCAGAGCAGATCCGGATGGCGGGGGTGGAGAAGGCGTACGCGGAGCGAGTGAGGGAGATGACGAGGAGGGAGATGGAGCTGGCTCAGTCGGAGTTCGCGCGTGCAAGGCACGTTTGGGAGAGTGCCCGAGAGGAAGTTGAAAGGGCTGAGAGGATGAAGGAGAGGGCGATTCAAAGGGTGGATGGTTCTTCAACGTGCATGGAGATCACTTGCCACTCTTGTAGCCAAAAGTTTCGTCCTaattaa